In Drosophila miranda strain MSH22 chromosome XR, D.miranda_PacBio2.1, whole genome shotgun sequence, the genomic window CATATGCTACCCAAACACTTTATAGGTTTATCTTATCGTTTAGAAAATATTAAGCTTTAAAATTCaaaattgttatttttttgtGGGATATTTGctcaaaattttgaaattgaAAACTCGAAAAAagtcgaaataaatttattccttagggttttgtatttttctgtTATAGGTTCATTAACTAGGCGTCGTTTAAGTTATAGTCTGTAAATATCGATGGATAAACGGTTAAGGTGCAGCTGTCTGATTAATATAGCCAGATGTAAAACACTTATTTTATCTGAAAAAAAGAAGCACAACATCTGAAAAAGTACATAAAAATACCCCATTTCAGGAACTTTCCATTAAGATATCCTTATATTTGATTCAATTTTCCAGTGTATTTGAAGTACCGTGTGCTGGGGGTTTGTTTTCTCCCCAACTATTCCCCAGTTTCTTACTCTCTTCGTTTCGGCCCTAGTCTTGGAGCTAGGGGATAGCCGTTTTTTATGCCGACTGACTTTATCAAATTAGATTGATTTTCCTTCTCCTTTCTAAGCGGTGCACAGTGCACGGACTTTCTGATCCAATATTAACATTCctttttctttaaatttacaattttcAAACTAACAAAGTCGAGAAAAAACCAGCTCTTAGCTGACTTTGAAAAGATTCAAACCTTTCGGAGCAACATTGCACTATGACAACGTTTAATTTGAAAAAACCTTTTTTTCAATACCATTTTAGAATTTATGACAAATACCGGCCGTCTGGCCCAATGTGCAGTGGTCGCTCAGCCTCATTTTCATGATATGTATGTCGCCCTCGCCTGCCCTTCAGTGGTCCATCTGATTTCCACTGATTTCTATTCTCCATGGATGCTCTTTGCTTTCGTTCAGGTTTCGGTATTGTTTTTATGGCTACTTATTTATCAAGTCAAGTTGAACTACTGACtatacaatttaatttttttgcgtgttgtaaaaataaatttttgaTAGATGTTACCATCCAGCAGGTCCCTGGATTTTACGACCCAGGCACCTGCTTTACGACTCTTGATTTCTGATTCCTTCATCCTGGCATCCGAATTTACTCACCATGGGAATCCCATGGAATTAAAGTCGCTTGCACTTAACAATCGAGCACTCGAGCGGAGTTATCAGGCTTTATTAACCTCCCGAACCGTTCTCCGGGCCATAAATCTGTCCCCTCCACACACGGGAGCTTCAGCCAATTGGTACTCGTAGATGGTGGATGGCAGTCAAGGGTAAAATATGGCCAGCAGACTGCAGGTTGGAGGAAGTACTGCAGTAGCAGGAGAGTCGGCAGTGGCAGGAAGGAGTAGATGCAGGCCCCGAAACTCTTATAGGACCAGCTGAAGGCAGGAGGAGCAGGTTTCTTATATCACGGCTCCACTAGCAGCACATTCACACACTCTCTGATGATCTTGACGTGAACACCAATTCGTGAATGCCAATTCGCCATTCAACTCACATAAAACAGAAAATGTTCTTGTTTGCCTACAAAAATATTCTTTAATATAAGGTAAAAGATGCCATAATGTTTATTTCTCAAAGATATTTTAGCAAACCAAAATTCCTAGTTTTATATAGTTTTAAGATCTAATAACTATATAATATAGCCAGAAGAAACCCTTTACAGAATAggaaacatatacatatgtagatgtgGACATTAAATCGTGTCTTTGATCCGCCTTAAAAATTTTCTCTTATATATACCACCCTAATACTTAACTGTACTTGCCAGAGTCATGAACCCAGCATCTGTATAATTAAAAGTATAAAGAATTGGTGGGAAGGAAAAAGCTTGAACTCAAGAGGTGCCTGAAGTCCAATAATTTGTGTAATTTAAACTCAGTTGCTCTTCTGTTCTGCTGCTCTTGCTCTCTATTGCATTGCCCCACACAACTGTGCCGGCCAGAGTTGTCACCCCTCACACAAAAACTTTCTTTATTTCGCTCTGTAAAAACTCCTCGCTGGCTTGTCCTTGCCTTTTGCCATCGTTTCTACCCATGTAAGGGCCATAAATTTGCACATTACACGAAAAGTTAACACGAATTACCGCTGTAAGTGTGCAGAAATTGCAATTGCAACAAAACGCTGCAAGAGCCAGGGTCCCGTGGAGCCAGCCCATGGCTCCATGGCGGTAGGGCAGAGCCCATAAATTTGGCAATTTAAGCAGCCCTCAGGACCCCACTGGACTCAGCTTCAGAGCCGAAGCTGGTGACAATCGGAGCGGACCGGTCTCCTATCGATAAAGTCATCGAGGCGTGACTGTACCTCATAATGAAAGCGTTATTTTTGTCTTTCTTTTGTCACTCGCGAGGAGTATGGGAATGTGGAGCCCTGAGCCTGGGGCTCCGTCCTCTGGGATTTATGATCGCAGGCATGACTGATTCCCAGACTCCAAGTGAAGTTCCAGAGTTCCAGACTCAGAGCCACTCACATAAAATGGAGCTCAGCGGGGAATTAACATAATTTCGTTTGGCAACGTCCATGTCCATGGCTTTGGCTCAATCATGGAGAGCTTTTCTGCCATACGAATGCCGGCTGATGCAGGATGCAGGATGTTCCTGCATTTGGCATTCTGAGGTCACTTTGTGGCATTTGGAATACATTTAGCTGGATTGCAAATCGCTTTTTGGGTTGCACTGTCTGCCATCCAATTGTGGCTGGCTAATGGCTGTGGGAGGGGGGCCTCATTTTTCGGCCCGTTTGCGGTTGCTAGCCAGCAAATAATGACCCCAACTGTGAATTGTTTTGCACTTTAAATGTTTTAGTGGTATTTTACTGGATTTTGGAAGTTACGACTAATATATATTAAATACTAGCTGTTGCCTACCACGTTTCGCTGTGGCGCACATTGAGGCGGCACGGAAAAGAAATTAGGAACAAAAGCACAACTTTTATATAAGTTTAATTGTGGGTCTACAATATTTTGTTCTTCAGTCGATTTTCGTCCGCTCTCTGTTTCTCACTCGTATGGATGCCAATTCCCACTCGCGCCATCTTCAGTTGATCTTCTCACGCTCACGGCGCAGCTGAATCACGACatttataataatatttataatataATAACGGAATATCAGATCCAGAATCTGGATCAGTATTATaaccaaaaggaaaaaatccATTTACAGTGGCTACGCCAGAGACTAAGAAGAATAAAGCAGAAAGTAAGGTTAAAGCCAGCTTCAATGGGCTTACATTTGTATTTTCGAGTAAACTTTTACTGGTTAAAAAATCAAACAATAAAAGAAAAAATCACATTGACAAATGAAACGAAATAATAGATCATCGAGATCtctatacatatatttgtTGCACATTAACTAAAGATTTGGGGTCTTCAATATTTAAATATTGCAGCTAGAGCTCTGGCTGGAAACGATGTTGGACCTAAAGGCGGAGCAGAAACCGGAAAACTTCTGATATCAAtaagagaaggagaagaagaaTATTTCTTATAAAGCTTGTAATGGGAGTGTTGTACCACGGGAAATCTTCCGAAACATCTTTAAAatactatacatatatgtacatgcatatatgGATAACAAGCCCCATTTTGCTCTGTTGTATGTGAGTAGTAAGGGAATACAGCTGCTCATACAAGTCTCTTTTTATCACCATTTTATCGAATAAATATTGGATAGACTTGCGGCATTCAGAGTAGAGCTGCAAAAATATCGGTGTTTGCGTACCTCAATGTTTATTCCTGTTTTGCAAAAAGCATCGTTTATCACCTATAATATATCCAGTTTTTCTGAACATGCGTTCGCTTTCTGTTGATGCTGCTGGAATGGTGGGATTCGTTTTGTCGAAATTTCGGAAGGAAAAATCAACGGAGGAGGTTCTGGAGGCCCTGCAAGTACAGATCAAAGACCTGGAGAAATACATGATAAATACTCAAGAGAGGAAGCGGAGCTTCGTCACGAACTTTCTAGGAATCACAATTGGCGCATACATCGTTGGTTTTGGATTATGGTGTTGCTTTTACTTTCCACCGACGTGGAAAGAGCGCATCGTGTACTTGGTACCGCTGCTCCTGTTCCCCGTTATCATCGTCTTCATGCGGCAGATGTTTACGTGGTACTTTCAGCGCAAGCTCAACAAAAATGGCGATAAGCTGGCCCAGCTGAaggagaagaagaaaaagataTTAGAGCAGGTCATGGACAAAGAGATCTACAAGGTGGCAGTGAATCTCCTGGAACGCTTCGGGGACAGGAAGTTAAACAAGCCGTTTAGTCGTTCCACCGCAATGAAGCCTCGACAAACGCCACAACCTGCAGCAAGACTGCCAGGAGCCAGTACGCAGCAGAGATTGTTGACTCCGTATAGCAGCGTCTACCGCAccgtcaacaacaacaatctaAACAGCTCGACACAGTCGATGACGTCAGCATCTCTGAATGTGGGCGCAGTGCAGGAACTGCGTCGGCGTACGCATTTTCCAGTGGTAGATCAGAACCGGTCACGCAGCGCAGTGGACCGTATTGTAGACTTCATTGTAGGAGACACTCCGATTCGCTACGGCATGATCTGCAAAGAGTGCGATGGCCATAACGGTATGCTGCCGGAGGATGAATATGTTTTCACTTCATTTCGTTGTGCCTTTTGCAATGCTTTGAACCCAGCGCGCAAGAAGCGACCAGTGGCTCCTCGACTCTCACTAAATCAGCAAACACCACCTTCAAACAATCGCATCGATAAGGAGGATGTTGAGGCCAATCCCAAAGTCCAAAGTGCAGCAACTGTGACCGAAATAGGAGCAATGGAGACTGAAACTACTGAGGCTGTAGCTGAGGAAGCTGCTGGAGTGGTCGAGGTCGACAGCAAAGCCGAAGCTGAAgaagctgctggagctggcgaCAGCAAAGCTGAAGAAGCATCAAGCTCCTAAACGATCGCCCTCATCAGCTTTAGGCGCGAGTTGAGCAAAGTTTTTACATGGTTTGCTTAATAGTTTACTAATTTAACACTTTGTTGGTAAGAAAAATGGAAAGATTTACTTCTGTTAGCCTgaattaaaaaattaaattaaaataccAAACTATAATAATATCACCTTCTGAAATTCCAAGGCATCTGATCTTGAGTCTATATTCCTTGTTTCAATATATTCCCTAAAAATGACCACAGCACTTTTGGTTGGTTTTCGGTTGTTTCGTActttttccattttatttcTTTCGAGAAAGAGCAGTTTGATGGTTTTTAGTTATGGTGTTGACGGTTGCGAAAAAAGGATCAGTCTCCATTCCGAATAGATACACTTCGGTGAGCTCGTCCTGGATAATCTTTGACGCTTCTGTTGCATTTGAAGGAGAGCGGAATCCTTCCTTCTAAAAGCGAGGAGCTACCAAGGTTGCTACTTTGGTGACAGCACGGGTACGGGACTTTTCTTTGAATCTTTTCTGCAAGAAAATTACACGGTTTCATTCCGATGACACTTTTTACCGTTTTTTGTATGCTTTCAAGATTTTGCAAAAGTGCACCACTGTCGGAATTTTATGTGTTATTGTCAAAGCGAAACAAACAGATATCTGCACAGTAGCCTCATCAAACTGAGATTATACCTCAACAAGTTCTTTCAGTTCTTCTGAAGAGCGAAACAATTCTCTTGCACTTtgaattaatttaatttcttcTTGAGCCAAACAATCCCGAATAACCGAATACAAAGAGTGTGAGAAGCATGGAGGTTTGTCTTTTTAATGTTTTGAGACGCTTTAAGTATAGTATAGATATTTGAGAGAATGCCAACTAAAGCAATGAAATCTGATGACCGatcaaacaaaaacgaaaaaattgtttttggGCATGACATAAGAATCATAGTAAGAGGCTGAAGTCCCGAAATTAAACCTCAATCTTCCATGCATGTAATTATAGAACACAAACAGCTATTGTACAATATTTAATCAAGTGTACACCTTGCACAATTGTCTTCCTGAATCTTCCTACATCCTTCTGAATGCATTCACGCGTCCCTTTGTTTGTTCAAGTCTTTTGaatactctctctctccctctgaaTGGTTATTCATGTTGCGGCTAAGTAGCACAAATATTTACTTAGGCACATTATGTTTGTTGATTgatttgaaattaattttgcaACCATAACAATGTTAATCCCCACAAATAAATAGTTTAGCAGAGAGCAGCCCCCCGGCACGGGCATGACATGAGAAGCATAGTAGAAGACAAAAGTCTCGAAATTAAACCTCAATCTTCAATGCATGTAATTatagaacacacacacacaggcattGAGGGGGTCGGGTCTTTTTTTGGGGTGTTTCCGTCCAAGATGGCTGCCAGGAAGTGAGAGACTTAGGAGTCAGCCCCTGCTCTAGTGCCAGTTTGACAGCCGTTTAAACCCTGTCCCTCTCTCAGCCAGGCACTGTGTGTCTCTGTActtgtatgtgtgtttgtgtttgcgGCTAATAAGATTACAAATTATTTCGGCTAATTGCCACTGACATAACTAATAACAACTGCAGCAACGGTGCCAGAGCAAAGCTCTGGGATGAGCTCTGGGTGTGTCTGGAGTGTGGAGTCGTCTCACGTAGAAGGCGCATGTGGCTTGGGGGCATTTGCATTTACACACAGGACTCTGCCTCTGTCCTACGCCTAATTGTATGccataaaatattaaattacATTGCATGCATACGGATATGCAGTGCCACTCCCCCTGCCCCTTCAGAGCTTAAGCCTCTTCAGGTCTCCCTTTGTGAAACATCTCAAAGGATGTGGGGATGTACATTTATCACGGATTAAATTAAGGACCTTGGAAGGTGAACGCCGTATTCGGTTGGCATTTGGCTGCAAATACCATCTGGAGGCGAAACGGATGTGGCTCCTCCATCAGGGCAGTTGAATAAGTAATTATTGAGCTAGAGGCAAATggatttaatttaaaatttttgattGGTATATCGGATTGAATTCCCGAAAAAAGTATTCATCTTACAATATATTGCAAGTTTATTTTAAAGATATTAAAATCAATTAAAGTCCAATGAAATCTTGCTTTAGAAACTAAGTATTATAACATCTTAAAATCAGATTCAAGTTGTCTTTGGACTCTGATGGAATATGCTTGCAATTGATCGTAAACTGTTGGCTTCCGTCGGTGAAAACACTGGCTAGACCATGAAAAATTGAGTCCCTTCCACTATGGGACTTTCGTTGACTGCTGTACGAATCTGCAGTTACTTTTACGATAACATACTAAAGAATTATAGAACAACAATCTCACATAGCACTATCTCTCTGTTATTATATCTATTatatctccatctccatctatatatctatatctgtCTCTTTGTctgtatttggaaatttgtGTTTCGTCTTTATGTTTTTCTCTGTCCATCTCTATCAATGCCTTACAATTTATGTATCTCAATGTAAACAATCAACATATATGCATCGTTTCATCATCATCTCTATCCATCTCGGACTTATATATATCCTGGCCTGCCTCATTTTGGTTCTCCATTCATTGTGGCCCTTCATCAGCTGTGAACATTGTCTTGCGGGAcgctctctttcgctctctccctctacctctacctctCTGTGGTAGCCCAGCTCTCTTATATCGATGCATGTAGCAGTTAATTTATGTTAAGAGAAGtagagagagtgggagagggaaggggaggggagggcTTCAAGGACTCTCAAGATGGCGGCTCACGTCGAACGGTAAATGTTTATGACGCACTCGAAATTGTCTATCAAGTTCAGCTGACGTCGCTGCCATAAAATGTCACTCTCGAGGAGAGCTCGAGTTCAAGCTCTCTGCCCCTTGCTGACGCAGGTCCTGCTGTTCCTAGAAACTTTTGCCATGACTCCTGACTTTCTCCCTGGATCCCCCCTGGCTGCTTTGCTTTCGCTTCTTATGATTGAATATTTAATTCAATATGTCGCGAGGCCATTTCGTTCCGACTTCTTTACGATGCCAGGGTCCATGGCCAGAACGCAGGTTATCCTACCCCAAGTCCTTCTTCCTTTTTCCACTCCTGGTACTTCTCCTAGTCATAGTCGTATTCCCACACCTGCCTACCATGTCTGGTGCGTTCCTAATTAGAAGCCAAACCATAAACATTTTATGCCGGGGCCTCTCCTGCCCTTGAAACCCAATCCAGTCGAAACTTTTCCAAAGAAAATACGATGGAAATTCTGCAAATTGTGTCGCATATGGTTCAAGAATTTTCCATCTAAGCGAAGTAGGAAAATGGAAGTTCAGACTTGGCTGAAGAGAATTACTCTCTTATGTGTAGAGGCGTTTGTGGGTGTAGCATAGCTAATGGTCAAATAATATATATAGAACATAATGTCTATAAAATCATCCTGCGGCTAGCTTACAGTCCATTCTGTAATTTGTCAACCCATCCATGTTTTGTACACAAAAAAAGTGTaggggtatattcgatttgtgcGGAAAATAGATGTGTGTAACGCCCATAAGGACGCGTTCCCGACCCCaaaaactatatatatatattcttgatcagcggCAATAGCCTTTTCGATAGAGCTATGTCTGGCTGTCCGTCtgcccgtctgtccgtccgcccCGTTCTTTAAGACTaaaagagctagagcaacgaatCCGAACTCCTGTAATATCACACTGAATCAAGTTTGTTTCCAAgcagaatgaccatatcttccaGACTgcagactgcagaatctgaatcagatcggatcatcaTTATAGCTAGACGGAACAATTAAAATGttagtggctacgcagcgtgGCCACTCTGCTTACTCATTTTCTGCCTCTCTCTGACACACTCTTTGCCGTTTATTATGTGCGCCCTATGGCGGAGGGGCTAtgactgagtatcgggtataagtgTAAAGTCGCGGCCGTAGCAGCGACTCACAactttccccctcgttaacTCTAGAAAAGTTCCAGGTTAATTTCTCTCTGATCTGAACGTACTCGTAGATAAGtgaatacatatataaatacatataagaaatatgtacatatagtcCAGAAAGATCTATCAGACAGTCAGAATTATCATATATTGTAGAATGTCCCATTGAAACTGTTCAAACATATTTCATGAGCCAACTCAAAAGAAGCAAACCCAAAAAAGGAGGCTCTGCTTCCCAAGAGGGCCGTGGAAGAGCTGAAAGGCCGCCCCCACTTAAAACTGAGCATCTGGCAAATTATGGCCATAAGACGTGGAAGGTCCAGCGGCCATCATAAAAACAAATGGAGAAACGACGAGAAAATACACACAAAGACAGCACTGTTCCGGTTTACCATTTACCAATAATTCCGACTGGGGAATTTTTCCTATAGAAATATGTTTTCCGAGAGTACAAAGGATTTCAAGAGTATAGAAATGGTGTGTTCAAAAATAACTTAAGAAAAAACTCACTCGTATGATATTcggatatatacatatatatttaatttggATAGCAAATCTATTTATTAATTTCTATCGTTCCTGAATTCGTAAAAGATGCGAAAACCAGAACTACGCCGAGAAGAACCAAATTGTTTCATTTCCTGTACTGCCACAAGTACCATTGCACCGCGCTTCCTACTTCCACATTCCCATGCAGGGAGCTCTGGATGGTACTCTCCGTCCAGAGCCCCCTCTGAACCCATCCAGAACCACCTTATTACTCCCATCAAGCAGTCGCTTGTCAATAATGTCAACAATGTTGTTTGTTGCTCCATAAATTACAAGCGGCAACAACAATGGACACAAGAGGGGGAGTTTCAACCGTTTTATTATTGCAGCTGGTGACCCTGCCACCACCCCCCTGTTCACCCCAAAAAACCCAGAcagagaaagggagagaggACGTGGGTGGACAGCAGGGAAAAACATACGAAAATTGTACAGTTGACGGGACATTTTATGACTGTCCTGTCCGCCAGacacccacccccaccccGTTTTTGTTGAGAGCCCTGTGCCATCCCCTGCAGCACCCACCGCAGTCAAATCCCGCTGATCTAGAACCACTGCTGCTGGAAGTTGGAGCTCTGCAAAATATTTGTGGATTCCATTTTTTTTAAGCAAGAAAATTCAGTGCAAGAAGAGAATACCGGAGGTATGAAAGGAGTTCGAGTACAGTGAAGTCTGGTACGAAAGCCT contains:
- the LOC108153508 gene encoding endoplasmic reticulum junction formation protein lunapark-B-like; translated protein: MVGFVLSKFRKEKSTEEVLEALQVQIKDLEKYMINTQERKRSFVTNFLGITIGAYIVGFGLWCCFYFPPTWKERIVYLVPLLLFPVIIVFMRQMFTWYFQRKLNKNGDKLAQLKEKKKKILEQVMDKEIYKVAVNLLERFGDRKLNKPFSRSTAMKPRQTPQPAARLPGASTQQRLLTPYSSVYRTVNNNNLNSSTQSMTSASLNVGAVQELRRRTHFPVVDQNRSRSAVDRIVDFIVGDTPIRYGMICKECDGHNGMLPEDEYVFTSFRCAFCNALNPARKKRPVAPRLSLNQQTPPSNNRIDKEDVEANPKVQSAATVTEIGAMETETTEAVAEEAAGVVEVDSKAEAEEAAGAGDSKAEEASSS